Genomic segment of Sulfitobacter faviae:
AATGGATGAAGGGGTAAGTCACCACCCGCCAGATATGCTCGATCGGGTACTGGCCTGCGCCAATCATCGCATCAAAGATCAGCCCCGAAAAACCAAAGTCGCGCACCAGCGCCAGTCGCCAGCCTACGGCAGCGGGGCCGCCCACCAGCCCGGCCTCGGCCAAAGAGAGCACCACCTCGACCCCGGCGATGGCCAGAAACAAAATGACAACCGCGGGCGGCAGCGGGTTCACGGGGGCTGGAGGTCTGGGTCTTGCATGGGCGCTCCTTGACGGGGTTCGCGGCCAGAAGTAAGCCTGCCGCGCAAGACTTTCCAGCCCAGAGGTGCCTCCCGATGTCCGAGACCCAATTCACCCCGCGCGTGTTTTCCGGCATTCAGCCCTCGGGCGACCTGCATTTGGGCAACTACCTCGGCGCGCTGAAACGTTTTGCCAATGCGCAGGAAAAGGGCGTACAATCGATCTACTGCATGGTCGACCTGCATGCGATCACAGTCTGGCAAGACCCGGCGGACCTGAAGAAAAGCACCCGCGAGCTCTGCGCCGGATTCATCGCCTCGGGCATCGACCCCGAAAAATCCATCCTAATCAACCAAAGCCAAGTGCCTGAGCACGCGCAGCTGGCTTGGGTCTTCAACTGCGTCGCGCGCATGGGCTGGATGGGCCGCATGACCCAGTGGAAGGACAAGGCCGGCAAAAACGCCGAAGCCGCCTCGCTGGGGCTTTTCGCCTACCCCGCGCTGATGGCCGCCGACATCCTGATCTACCACGCCACCCATGTGCCGGTGGGCGAGGACCAGAAACAGCACTTAGAGCTCACCCGCGACATCGCCGCGAAGTTCAACCACGACTACGGCGTCGACTTCTTCCCGCTCACCGAACCGGTGATCGAAGGCGCGGCCACCCGCGTCATGTCTCTGCGCGACGGGTCCAAGAAGATGTCAAAGTCCGACCCCTCGCCCGCGAGCCGCATCAACCTGACCGACGATGCCGACACGATCGCCAAGAAGTTCCGCAAGGCCAAGACCGACCCCGACGCCCTCCCGTCCGAGGCCGAGGGGCTGAAGGACCGCCCCGAGGCGCGCAACCTCGTGAACATCTACGCCGCCCTCAGCGACCGCACCGTCGATCAGGTGCTGGCGGAGGTCGGCGGCCAGCAATTCGGCACCTTCAAGCCTGCGCTGGCGGAACTGGCCGTCTCCAGAATGGGCCCGATCACCGCCGAAATGCAGCGTCTGATGGCCGACCCGGCCGAGATCGACCGCATCCTCGCCCGCGGCGCGGAACAGGCGCGCGAGATCACCGCCCCGATCCTCAAACGCACCTATGAGATCGTCGGCATGGTCGGCTAACCACCAAAAACCCTAGCGCCCCCCAAAGGCGCTAGGGCCACCCCAAGCCCCCGCTTTCCACCCAAAGCGCCCCCTTCCCCCCCTTCATCCTTTCTCAAATACCAAATCCCGCACCCACCTCACGCGCCACCGCCCGCGTGAGCCCCCGCGCCATGGACAATCCCGCCGCCCTGCGCCACCTTCCCCGCAAGGATGAAGGGGAGCACAAGATGACCACAGGTTTTTTCTGGGACGAACGCTGCTTTTGGCACGCAGGGGGCAACTACGTCTTTACCACGCCGGTGGGCGGGCTGGTGCAGCCCCTCGCCGCCGGGGCCTGCCGGAAAACCCCGAGACCAAGCGCCGGATGAAGAACCTGATGGAGGTGACGGGGCTCTTCGCCGAACTCGACACCCGCAGCGCCGCCCCCGCCAACCGGGAGGCTTTGGCGCGGGTGCATCCCGAAACCTATCTTGATGACTTCAAGCGCCTCTCGGATGCGGGGGCGGTGAGCTGGGCCATGCGGTGCCCTTCGCCCGTGGCGGCTATGAACTGGCCGCGCTCTCTGCCGGGCTGTCCATCGCCGCCGTCGATGCCGTGGCGCGGGGCGAGCTTCAGAACGCCTATGCCCTCAGCCGCCCGCCGGGGCATCACTGCCTGCCGGACCTGCCCAACGGTTTCTGCCTTCTCGCCAATATCGCCATCGCCATCGAAGCCGCGCAGGCCAAGGGGCTGGCAAAGCGCGTCGTCGTGCTGGATTGGGACGTGCATCACGGCAATGGGACCGAGGCGATCTATTATGACCGCGATGACGTGCTGACCATCTCGCTCCACCAAGAGGGGAATTACCCCATCGACACCGGCGGCCTGAAAGATCGCGGACGCGGGGCGGGCGAAGGCTATAACATCAACCTACCGATGCACGCAGGCTCGGGCCATACCGCCTACCTCCACGCGATGGACCGCGTGGTGATCCCAGCGATCGAGGCTTTCGCCCCCGACATGATCATCGTCGCCTGCGGCTATGACGCGGCGATCATCGACCCGCTGGCGCGAATGCAGGCCACCGCCGAAACCTTTGCCGAGATGACCAAACGCATTCGCAGCACCGCTGAGCGGCTTTGCGATGGCAAGCTGGTGCTGGTGCATGAGGGCGGCTATTCCGAGGCCTATGTCCCCTTCTGCGGCCATGCCACCATCGCCGCGCTGAGCGGCAGCGAGATTGACGCGCCGGACCCGATGGCGCGGTCGCTGAATGCGCGCCAACCCTCGCCCGCCTTTGATGCCTTCCTCCGCCAGTCGATTGACGATATGGCGCAGCAACTGGACCTGTAAGAGACCCCGATGCCCGTAGCTGATCCTTCCGCCCTCGCCTTTTTGCAAAACCGCCGCTCGCGCCCGGCCAAGACACTGGGCCTGCCGGTGCCCGATGCCAAGGCCCTGCGCCCGCTTCTGACCGCCGCCGCGCGCACGCCGGATCATGGCAAGTTGGAGCCCTGGCGTTTCGTGGTCATCGACCGTGCCGCAATGGCGCGTTTGGCAGAGGTGGTCGAGACACGCGGCGCGGCGCTTGGCCTTGGGGCCGAGGACATCACCAAAGGGCGCGGGCAGTTCGATCAGGGCAACCTCGCCGTGGCGGTGATCGAGGTGCAAAAACCCTCTTCCAAAATTCCGCCGCTGGAGCAGACCTATTCCGCCGGGGCGGTTTGCCTCGCGCTTCTGAATGCCGCCCTCGCCGCAGGCTGGGGCGCCAATTGGCTCAGCGGTTGGCCCGCCCATGACCGGGGTTTCATGGAAGAGGGCTTGGCCCTCGCCCCGCATGAGCGCATCGCGGGCATCATTCACATTGGCACCGAAACCACCGCCCCGCCGGAGCGTCCGCGCCCGGACATCGACGGGATCACCACATGGCTGTAGGCGCGATCTTCAGGTCATTCACCCGGGCGCTTGGCCAATTGGGCGATGCGCGCTTTCGCAAGGTGGTGCTCTTGGGCGTGGGCCTGTCGCTGGCGCTGCTGATCGCGGCCACGGCGGGCTTTGCCTATCTGGTGGATTGGGTCACCCCCGAAGACGCTTGGCTGCCCGTGCTAGGCGAGGTCAACTGGCTCGACGATTTGCTGAGCTGGAGCGCGCTGATCCTGCTCATGGTGCTGTCAGTCTTTTTGATGGTGCCCGTGGCCTCGGCGATCACCTCGATGTTTCTCGATGAGGTGGCCGATGCGGTGGAAGAGGTGCACTACCCCCATCTGCCCCCCGCGAACCAAGTCAGCATGGGCGACGCCATCCGCGACACGGTCAATTTCATGGGCGTGCTGGTGGGGGCGAACCTGCTGGCGCTGGTGCTTTATCTGCTCTTCGCCCCAGCGGCGCTGTTCATCTTCTGGGGGCTGAACGGGTTTCTGCTGGGGCGGGAGTATTTCACCCTCGCCGCGCTGCGCCGCCACGGGCGGGACGAGACCAAGCGCCTGCGTCGCCGCCATGCGGGCACGATCTGGATGGCCGGGGTGCTGATGGCGGTGCCGCTTTCGGTGCCGCTGCTGAACCTGCTGATCCCGATCCTAGGCGCGGCGACCTTTACCCACCTGTACCATGCGTTGGTGCCGCATTCGGATGCAGCCAGCCTTCGATATCCGCCACGCTGATCCAGCCCGACAGGATGATCGTCGCGCTGATCGCCCAGATGATCGCGGCGACCAGCGTGGTCCACAGCGCCTTACGGCCCAGATGATGCTGCTCGGGCGCGCCCGCATGGGTGCCCGGCACCACCTCGCCCGCGTCGCCTTGGGTTTGCACCCGGATCGGCAGGGCGATCAGGAATGTCATCGACCAGATGACGGCAAAGAGGACGAGCCCCGAAACGATCCCCATGATCAGACCTCCTCAAGCTCGACGAGCGCGCCGTTGAAATCCTTGGGGTGTAGGAACAATACCGGCTTGCCATGCGCCCCGATCTTCGGCTCGCCCGAGCCCAAGACACGCGCGCCGGTGGATTTCAGATGGTCCCGCGCGGCGAGGATGTCTTCGACCTCATAGCAGATGTGGTGGATGCCACCCGCCGGGTTCTTTTCCAGAAAGCCGTTAATTGGGCTGTCTTCGCCCAAGGGATGCAGCAATTCGATCTTGGTATTCGGCAGTTCGATGAAGATCACGGTCACCCCGTGGTCCGGTTCGGCCTGCGGCGCGCCGACCTTGGCCCCAAGCGCGTGGCGATACTGATCCGCCGCCGCTTCGAGATCCGGCACCGCGATGGCCACATGGTTAAGACGTCCGATCATCCTGAATGCTCCTCGTGATTTGCCAGCTTTATGCCCGCCGCCCCGGTAAACAACAATGCGTCACGTTAACGCGTCATTAGCCAACGCGGCGTAACGATGGCGCAGCATTTGTTGTTGGAGGCGATGATGGACGATACCGACCCCTTTGAAAGACCGACCCTCACCCCCACGGCGGAGCGGCCTCTGCTAGGCCTTACCGTTCTGGTGGTCGAAGACAGCCGTTTCGCCTGTGAGGCGATGCGCCTGCTCTGCCTGCGCTCGGGCGCGCGGATCAGACGGGCGGACTGCCTGCGCTCGGCCCGGCGGCATTTGCAGGTCTACCGCCCCAGCGTGGCGCTGGTCGACCTTGGCCTGCCTGACGGCAGCGGGTTGGACCTGATTGCAGAACTCATGCAAAGCACACCCCGGGTCGAGGCGATCATCGCCATCTCGGGCGACAGCCATATGGAGCCTGACGCCCGCGCGGCGGGGGTGGATGGCTTCCTGTCCAAGCCGATCACCTCGCTATCCTCCTTTCAGCAAGCCATCCTCGCCGCACTGTCCGACGACCGCCGCCCCGGGGGCCGCGCATCCTGCCGGATGAGGATGTCACCCCCGACCGGATCGGTTTCCAAGATGACATTGCCCATATCGCTGACGTGCTGGGGGACGCGCCCGACAATCAAACGCTGGATTACGTCGCGCAATTCCTGTGCGGGGTGGCCCGTTCGGCCAATGATCAACGTTTGGAAGAAGCCGCACGCGCCTTGGCCCATAAACGCGCCCTCGGCCAACCCGCGGGGCCTGAGACCGCAGCCATCACCGGCATGATCCGGCACCGCCTTGCCGAAAAGCTGGCGATCTAGCCTGACGGGTTAAAGCGTCGGATCCCTGGCCACCCGGACAAGGCGGGTCAGATCGCCAAGCCGCTCTTTCTGCTGCCCCTGCTCGTCGAAATTGCCGGGGGCAAGCCAAACCTCGAACGCCTCTTTCAGCGCGGGCCATTCCGTGTCGATCGCGGCGAACCAAGCCGTGTCGCGATTGCGCCCTTTGACGATGGTCGCCTGCCGAAAGACGCCCTCATAACTCAGCCCCAGACGCTGCGCCGCGCGGCGCGACGGACGGTTGAGCGCGTCGCACTTCCACTCGAATCTGCGATAGCCCGCCTCGAAGGCCCATTGCATCATCAGGAATATCGCCTCGGTCGCTGCCGGGGTGCGCTGAAGCGCGGGGCTGAAGTTGATATGGCCCACTTCGATGCTGCCCGCCTCGGGCTTGATCCGCAGGAAACTCGCCACGCCCAGCCATTGGTCCCGCGCGCGGTCTTTCACCGCCATGAAATAGGGATCGGCCTTTCCCGCAGTGTCGCGCACCCAACGGTGGTACTGCGCCGCCGAAGAGAATGGCCCGTAGGGCAGATAATCCCAAACGTGATCCTCCCCCAGATAGGCGGGGTAAAGCAGCGCCGCGTGTTTCTCGGCCGAAAGCGGTTCCAACACCACATGCTGCCCGGTGAGCACCTCTCCCCCGGGCGCGGCGGCTCGGACCAATTCTCAACAAGGGGGCCAACGGGGCGCGGGTCAGATTTACTGTTCATGGAAAAGTTATGCACCGGCGTTTTCGAGCCGCCAAGCTGAATAAACTTGAAATAATCGCATCAGACCCCAGTCTTGGCCTCCAAGCTACACATTGATGCCACAATCAGCCTTCAGCATCGTCGCAACCGCAAAGACCCGGGAGGGTGAGATGAGCCAGCAGCACAGAAAGGACAGCGCGACACCCGCAAAGCCGGTCGACTGGATCGTTGTGGGCGCGAATGCGCTTGGGCTGGTCGTCGTCGCCTTGGCCGCATTTCACGCGCAAACCGGCGGGCTGTTCCAAGAGGTTGCCAGCCAAGCGGCGCAGGGAACGGTCTTCTAAGGCGGGAACCTGCCGGTGGCTGCGGCGTTAGCCACAGGTAACACCAAAGGATTTCCCCATGCCCTCCATCTATGACGCGATCAAAGAAGATCATGATGAACACCGCGCCCTGCTGAACACCATTGCCGACACCGAAGGCGACAGCGCCGAGCGCCGCAAAGCTTGGGATCGCTTTTACCATGACGTGAAATCCCACGCCGCCGCCGAGGAAGAGACCTTTTATTCCACGCTGATGTCCGAAACATGGGGCCAAGATCACGCCCGCCATTCGGTGCATGAGCACCAACAGCTTGACGACATCATGGAGGAATTGCGCGAAACCGATATGTCCTCTTCGGCTTGGCTGACTCGTTTCAAGCAGCTCAAGCATGATTACGAGCATCACATGGATGAGGAAGAAGACGAGCTTTTCACCCGTGCCAAGAAGGTTATCGGCGAGGAACAGAACGACGCCTTCGGCGACAAGTTCCTGAAGCGTAAGGAAAAGGAAGCCAAACTCATCGAGGAAAAGCGCGAAGACAGCCTTGAGGATTGACCCAAACCGCTCTTCCCTGCTAAATGTGTTCCCTTAACGTTCTTGTGGATATCCAGCCCCGCCGGGCAGGTTGCGGTTGCAAGAAAGCCCGAGGGAACGCAATATATTGGATATGAGCGATAATCCATCACAAGACCTACGCGACTTTCTGGGGAAAGACCGGTTTGGATGCGTCATGGCGGACCCGCCGTGGCGCTTTACCAACCGCACCGGAAAGGTCGCGCCCGAGCATAAGCGCTTGGCCCGTTATCCCACGATGACGGTTGAGGATATCTGCGCCCTGCCCGTGGCCGATCACCTCGAAGACCGCGCGCATTGCTACATGTGGGTGCCAAATGCGCTGCTGCCCGAAGGGTTGCAGGTGCTCAAGGCTTGGGGGTTTGAGTATAAATCCAACATCATCTGGCACAAAATCCGCAAGGATGGCGGCAGTGATGGGCGCGGCGTGGGTTTTTACTTCCGCAATGTGACCGAGATTTTGCTGTTCGGCGTGCGTGGTAAGAACGTGCGCACGCTCGACGCCGGGCGGCGGCAGGTGAACATGCTGCAAACCCGCAAGCGCGAGCATTCGCGCAAGCCGGATGAGCAATATGACCTGATCGAAAGCTGCTCTTGGGGCCCCTACCTCGAACTCTTCGGGCGCGGCGTGCGCGAGGGTTGGACCGTTTGGGGCAATCAGGCCGAGGCGGATTACAAGCCCGATTGGAAGACCTACAGCTACAATTCCAGTGTCGCGGCTGAGTAATCTGGCGCGGCGCATCGACGACGCGGTTTTCGACGACGACAGGCTCGTCGAAGATCTGCTGCCCGCCGATCTGCGCGACCGCTATTCCGTCACCAGCTACCGCAGCGCCGCCGCCGTGCTGCAACAACGCGCGCCCGAGGAATTGGCCGCGATCATCCGCGTGCTGCGCCAATTCACCATCAGCCGCGATGAAATCCGCGCGCCGGGGGGCAACCGCATGTCGGCCACCACCCGTTTCGCGCAATATGCCGCAGCCGAGAATTTCCACGAAGAGGTGCGCATCAAGGCCGACCTGCTGGTGCAACTCACCGCCGGCAAAGGCGACAGCGCGCCCGAGGTTGACCGCATCATCCGCGAAGACTTCATCCACAACCATATGGTCGATTTCTGGCGCGGCCGGGTGGCGTTCGACTATGAGTGGAACAGCAAGGACCAGACCTATGACCGCGACCTTTACGCCTTTCGCAGCTTCTTCGAAGCGGGGGTGATCGACGTGGGCGTCATTGTCACGCGCGAACTGTCGAACGATTTTTTCAAATCGCTCGGCAATTGCTTGGACAAATTCGGCAATGAGACCGACAAGACCGTCAGCGCGAAATTCGGGGCCAGCACCACCGGCACCCACAAGCTGATCAGCCGCATCGCCGCCGGGCGTAGCGGCGGCTGCCCGGTTCTGGTGCTGGGCATCCTACCGGGCAATATCACCCCCGACTGAGCCGGGGGCGAGATTTCAGTCAGACAGGATCACTCCTGCGGGATGACCCGCAGCCCCAGTTCCATCAGCTGATCGCTGCTGGGCTCGGAAGGGGCGTTCATCATCAGGTCTTCGGCGCGCTGGTTCATCGGGAAGAGGATGACTTCGCGGATGTTTTGCTCTTCGGCCAGCAGCATGACGATACGGTCGATGCCCGCGGCACAGCCACCGTGGGGCGGCGCGCCGTATTGGAAGGCGTTGACCATGCCGCCAAAGCGCTTGCGCACCTCGTCTTCGCCGTAGCCCGCGATCTCAAAGGCTTTGAACATGATCTCCGGCTTGTGGTTCCGGATCGCGCCCGAAACCAGCTCGTAGCCGTTGCAGGCGAGGTCATATTGATAGCCCAGCACCTTGAGCGGATCGCCCTCCAGCGCTTCCATCCCGCCTTGGGGCATGGAGAAGGGGTTGTGTTCGAAGTCGATCTTGCCGGTCTCTTCGTCGCGCTCGTAGATCGGGAAATCCACGATCCATGCAAAGGCGAAACGCTCCTTGTCGGTGAGGTTCAACTCCTCGCCGATGACGTTACGCGCGCGGCCCGCGACGGCCTCAAAGCTCTTCGGCTTGCCGCCGAGGAAGAAGGCCGCGTCGCCGACACCCAGACCCAATTGCTGGCGGATCGCTTCGGTGCGCTCAGGCCCGATGTTCTTGGCCAACGGGCCTGCCGCTTCCATGCCGCTGCCCTGATCGCGCCAGAAGATATAGCCCATGCCGGGCAGACCTTCCTTCTGCGCGAAGGCGTTCATGCGATCGCAGAACTTGCGGCTGCCGCCTGTGGGCGCGGGAATGGCGCGGATTTCGGTGCCTTCCTGCTCAAGCAGTTTGGCAAAGATCGCGAAGCCGGAATCGCGGAAGTGCTCGCTCACCACCTGCATCTTGATCGGGTTGCGCAGGTCGGGCTTGTCGGAGCCATACCAAAGCGCGGCGTCCTTGTAGGAAATCTGCTCCCAAGTCTCGTCGACCTTCTTGCCGCCGCCGAACTCTTCGAAGATGCCTGCGATCACCGGCTGGATCGTGTCGAAGACGTCCTGCTGCGTGACAAAGGACATCTCCATGTCGAGCTGGTAGAAATCGGTGGGCGAGCGGTCGGCGCGCGGGTCCTCGTCGCGGAAGCAGGGCGCGATCTGGAAGTATTTGTCAAAGCCCGAGACCATGAGCAGCTGTTTGAACTGCTGCGGCGCCTGCGGCAGGGCGTAGAACTTGCCCGGATGCAGACGCGACGGCACGAGGAAGTCGCGCGCGCCCTCGGGGGAGGAAGCGGTGATGATCGGCGTCTGGAACTCGCGGAAGTTCTGATCCCACATGCGCTTGCGGATCGAGGCCACCACGTCAGAGCGCAGCGCCATGTTCTTTTGCATCTTCTCCCGGCGCAGGTCGAGGTAGCGATAGCGCAGACGTGTCTCCTCGGGGTATTCCTGATCGCCAAAGACCTGAAGCGGCAGTTCCGCGGCAGAACCCAAGATTTCGATGTCGCGCGCGTAGACTTCGATCTCGCCCGTGGGCAGCTTGGGGTTCACAAGGCTCTCGTCGCGCGCCTTGACGGTGCCGTCGATGCGCACACACCACTCCGCGCGGACCTTCTCCATCTCGGCGAAGGCCGGGCTGTCGGGGTCGCAGATCACCTGCGTGATGCCGTAATGGTCGCGCAGGTCCAGAAAGAGCACACCGCCGTGATCCCGCACCCGGTGCACCCAGCCGGACAGGCGCACATTGTCACCCTTGTTCTCAAGGCTCAGATCGGCACAGGTATGGCTGCGATAGGCGTGCATGATGGTCCCTTCCTAGGGCTATTTCAGGTTTCGCGCAGGTACACCGTTTGACGGTCGGGAAGTCAAGACTTTGCTGCCACGCGCCCCTACAATAATAGGAGGTTTCCGCGCCTAGCCCCCAGCCGGAGTCCTGCGCGATCCCGCTTTGAGAGGTCAGCTAGAGCGCAAGTGCATCCAAAAGCTGCTCTCTTTTCGCTTCTGCCTTTGGGATCGATTGGGTGATCTGGCCGCGCTGCATGACGTGGAAATGATCCGCGTTGTTATAGGCAAAATCAAAGTTCTGCTCGACCAGCACGATGGCCAACTCCCCCGATCGCGCAGAAGCCGGATGGTGCGGCCAATCATCTGGATGATATTGGGCTGAATCCCCTCGGTGGGTTCATCCAACAGCAGCACGCTGGGCCGCGCGATGAGCGCGCGGGCAATGGAAAGCTGCTGTTGTTGCCCGCCCGAAAGGTCCCCCCGCGCCGGGTCTTCATTTCAGCGAGGACGGGGAAAAGATCGAAAATCTCATCCGGGATCCTACGCTCGGACTTGGGCAGGCAGGCAAAGCCCGTCTCAAGGTTCTCTTGCACGGTCATCAGCGGAAAAATCTCACGCCCCTGAGGCACATATCCGACGCCCGCCTTGGCCGAGAGCGCCGCACGCCCCGGTTGCAATTCCACGCCATCAAGCCTGATCCTCCCGTCTGAGAAAGGGTGCCGCCCGGCGATGGCTTTCAGCAGGCTCGTCTTGCCGACCCCATTCGTGCCGGTCACGCAAGTCACCTGCCCCACGGGCGCGTTCAAGGTGATGTCATGGAGGATCTGGGATTGCCCGTATTTCAGGCTCAGGTTCTCAATCTCCAGCATCGCTGCGCCCCAAATAAACGTCAATTACAGTCTGATTGTTGGTCACATGATCCAGTGACCCTTCGGCCAGCACCGATCCTTCGTGCAATACGGTCACCTTGCAGTTCAGCCGCCGCACGAACTCCATATCATGCTCCACCACGATAACGGCGCGAGTCTCGGCCGCCTTTCTCAGGATGTCGGTGGTGTGCTCGCGCTCATGCGCGGTCATGCCTGCGGCGGGTTCATCCACCAGCAGCAGGCGCGGCGATTGCGCAAGCAGCATCCCGATCTCCAGCCATTGTTTTTGCCCATGGCTCAACTCTCCGGCAGGGCGGGAGAGATGGGCGGTGAGGTTGATCTCATCGGCGATCTGTTCAAGCCGCGCGGCCCCCTCTGCACTCTTGCGATAGAACAGGACCGAGAAGGTGCCCCGCGGGTTCTTGAGCGCCATGGCAAGGTTTTCGCGCACGCTTTGCGCCTCGAAAACCGTGGGCTTTTGAAACTTGCGCCCGATCCCCAGCATGGCGATCTGGCTTTCCGACAGACCAATGAGCGAGCGGCTGTCTTCGCCGAAACGAATATAGCCCTCATCCGGCTTCGTCTTGCCGGTGATGATATCCATGAAAGTTGTTTTGCCCGCCCCATTGGGGCCAATGACGGCCCGCAACTCCGGCTCCCCGATCTGGAGGCTGAGGTTCTTGATCGCCTGAAACCCGTCAAAGGATTTCGAAATTCCGGACATTTCCAAAAGAGAAGTCATGACTTGCGCACCAGTTTGTCAAAGAGGCCGCCGATGCCCTTGGGCGCAAACAGCGTGATAAGTACAAAGCTGAGACCAAGCAGCACCAGCCACCAGTCGACCCAATGGATCGTATAGACCCCCAGATCGATGCTGGGCGCGCCGCCCCCCGTGAACCAACTGGACAGGAGCGAGACCACCGCCGCCCCGATGACCGCCCCGTAAAGCCGCCCTCGCCCGCCAATGGCGACCCAGACCGCCAGATAGATTGAGGCGATGGGCGCGATCTCAGCCGGGTTGATAATGCCCGCCTGCGGGTAATAGAGCGCGCCCGCGATGCCTGCGACGATGGCGGTGATGGTAAAGACGAAGAGCTTATAGCTTTCCACATGATAGCCAAGGAAACGGACGCGCGATTCATCGTCGCGGACGGCTTGGATGATATTGCCCAGCTTGCTGTCGGTGATCCAAGCGAAGAACAGATAGCCCAATGCGAGCGCCACGGCGGAGCCGAGGAAAAAGACGATTGAGACCACGTCTTGCCCGCTATCGGCGAAACCGGGGATGTTTTGCAGGCCCGACAAGCCGTTGTTGCCCCGCAGCCCGCTGTCGTTCTGGAAGAGGTAAAGCGCCAGCGCCAGCGTCATGGCTTGGGTTAGGATCGACAGGTAGACCCCATTGACGCGGCTGCGGAACGCAAGCCAGCCAAAGACCAGCGCCAGCGCGCCGGAGATCAGCACGACGAAGGCCAATTGAATCCACAGGCTGTCCGCAAAGGCCCAGATCAGCGGAAAGTCGGATGAGCCGACAACCCCGAAAATCTGGTTTCCGATCGCGTCCGATATCTCCTGCGGCGTGGGCGGGATGGTCTGACCGGCGAGGCTGTCGGCCACGATGATCTCGGTGCGCGCATACATGAGCCACATCCCGATAGCGTAGCCCCCGATCCCGAAAAAGGCGAAATGCCCAAGGCTGAGGATGCCGCAATATCCCCAGACCACATCCATCGCGATGGCCACAAGGCACAGGCAAAGGGTCTTGCCCAAGGTCTTGACGAAAGAGGTCGAGACAAGCCCGGTGCCGACCGCTTCGGACATCACCGTGACAAGGGCCGTGAACAGGCCCAGCGCGGCGAGGAAGTAGAGAA
This window contains:
- the urtC gene encoding urea ABC transporter permease subunit UrtC produces the protein MTQTHSQRSSFIGRNPSVLYFLAALGLFTALVTVMSEAVGTGLVSTSFVKTLGKTLCLCLVAIAMDVVWGYCGILSLGHFAFFGIGGYAIGMWLMYARTEIIVADSLAGQTIPPTPQEISDAIGNQIFGVVGSSDFPLIWAFADSLWIQLAFVVLISGALALVFGWLAFRSRVNGVYLSILTQAMTLALALYLFQNDSGLRGNNGLSGLQNIPGFADSGQDVVSIVFFLGSAVALALGYLFFAWITDSKLGNIIQAVRDDESRVRFLGYHVESYKLFVFTITAIVAGIAGALYYPQAGIINPAEIAPIASIYLAVWVAIGGRGRLYGAVIGAAVVSLLSSWFTGGGAPSIDLGVYTIHWVDWWLVLLGLSFVLITLFAPKGIGGLFDKLVRKS